The DNA sequence GGGGAAACAGTTGGGAAGTTAGTCTGGGGCTGGAGAAGGTGTGGCTGAGGCCGGAGGCCCTGCCCGTGCTGGGACGTCATCCCGCCAGTACCCGCGTCTCCAGTTTCTGGATCTGCTTCTTCCCGCCCTTCAGGGCCAGCTGCTCAGCCTCGTCCAGACGGTGCTGCAGGTCCTTCACTGTCTGCTCCATGTTCTTCTTCATGCGCTCCAGGTGGGCGCTGGTGTCCTGCTCCTTCTTCAGCTCCTCGGCCATCATGGCCGCCTGTGAGCGAGGACAGAGATCAGGTCCCAGCCTGCGCAGGCACCCAGAGGACCAGAGCCCTGCTAGAGAAGAAGGACGGCAGGCAAGGCAGGGACCAAGCCCCTCCTTCCACAATGGAACACGAGAAGAGCTACACTGGGTACAGAACAGAACCTGAGAACTGCCATGTCCAGGGACTTTCTTGAACTGGCCTCTTTGGGACCTTattctccctgctcccccccccccccaaacgcCCCAGAGAATTCTGTACTTCGCTGTCACCAGTATGTTTTCAGAGGAACCTGAGACCAGGAGCAGACCGGCTGGTGCCCCCCAGGGCAGCTTTGTGAATAGCGAGTTAAGGGCAGGCGGGGAGGGCAGTGGGGCGCGTGTACACCCCAGAGCGCAGGAGCTGCAGCGGTCCCCACCAGGCGGCAGGTGGCGCTGTGGGAGCCGTGGCAGGCGGGGACCCGCACTCTGGGCGGGGCCGCAGgtgcaggtgggagggagggaagccggCTTCAACCAGGTGACAGCGGGTGAGACATGACACGTAAGGGTCTCGTGTTCATGGTTGCAGTAAGTCAGATGTTGAAGGAAAGAAGGGCGTGCCTCTCTGTGGGCCCTAGAAACGGACTGTAATCCTTATGCTCCATTACTGACCACACTGGCCGTTTCAAGGCGCCGAAGGGCGGTGCTGATTCGGACGCAGGGAGCGTGGACTGCACCCAtgtctcccccgccccgcccctgggAGGCCCCGGCCCCTCTGGTGGGAACGactggggttgggagaaggaggacCTCGCCGCGCAGCGCGGGAGGGGAGAGCCTTACATCGGTGATGGCCTTCTTTGCCTTCTCTTCGGCGTTCCTCGCGTCCCTGCTGGCATCTTCCACCTCGCTCTGAAGCTGCGTCAGGTCCGTCTCCAGCTTCTTCTTGGTGTGGATGAGGCTGGTGTTCTAGGGCGGGGGCAGCACGGTCACCGTGCGTGCGCGGGGCCGTGGGCGCCCTCCCCGCGGCCGGCCCGCCCCTCACCTGGGTGTGCAGCAGCTGCACCCTCTCATTGGCGTCCAGGAGCTCCTGCTCCGCCAGCTTGCGAGCCCTCTCCGTCTGCTCCAGCGACGCCCGCAGCTCCTCCACCTCGGCCTGCAGCAGGTTGGCTCTGCGCTCCACCATGGCCAGCTGCTCCTTCAGGTCCTCCTGGCCCCGCAGGGCGTCATCCAGGTGCAGCTGGGTGTCCTAGCCAGACAACCAAGGACAGGTCGCGTTGGCGTGGCGGTGGGAGGGCCGCGAGGCTCCGTCTGTGAGCGTCTGCGGGGGTGGGGTCGGGGGCTTCAGCCAAGGGGCATCGCCAACCTTCAGCTGCCCCTGCACGCTCCGGAGGTGCCTGAGGGTCTCCGCGGCCTGACGGTTGGCGTGGCTCAGCTGGATCTCGATCTCATTCAGGTCGCCCTCCATCTTCTTCTTGATCCTGATGGCCTCGTTCCGACTCCGCACCTCGGCGTCCAGGGCGCTCTGCATGGTCTCTACTGTCCGCTGGTAGTTCCTCTTCAGCTGCTCGATCTCTTCGTCCTTCTCTGCGATCTTTCTGTCGATTTCTGACTTTACCTGGGTCAGTTCAAGCTGGATTCGGAGGATCTTGGCCTCTTCGTGCTCAAGGGCGGCCTGCGGAGCACAAACGCAGAGCAGAAATGGTGCGATGAAGGGAGAGCGtctggtacacacacacacacacaccgcaccCCTCACCCCGTGAGAAAGCTTCAGTGAGAGATTCATGACCCTGACTCTACAATATTCAAGatgatcttaaaaagaaaaaaaaaaaattccttaacgTACCTTCAGGGCAGAAATAACATCTCTTGcattgctgtttgttttttcttatactATCAAGCAGTAATCACATTTAAACCCTTCTACTTCTCAGGAGCATAAAGCACCTTACAGAgactttaaattcatttaaagttTTGTAAACTCTCATTTTTAGATCAATTTTAATGTAATGATTTTTCTCCAGTAAGTCCAAGATAATCCACAGGTGTAATTTCTCGCCATTTGATAGGAAAGGAGCCAATCTCCGGATTGTGGCTTGACAGAAacggggaggcaggaagggagccacagagggaggCCAGCTagcacccctccctgccccctcccaccccgccctaGCCCAGGGTGACTGCAGCTCCACCTGGTTGGGGGGTTGGTATCCAAACCCTTCCCGCTGCTGCCTGTTCACATTCTGCTCACCTCTGCTTCCTCAAGAGCCAGCTGGATATCTGCCTTTTCCAGCTCAATCTGCTTTCTTGATTTCTCCAATTCATGGATGGTTTTACCATTCTCAGCGATTTGTTCCGTGAGATCCGCAATTTCCTCTGCAAACACAGAAATCTGGATTGCATTCGAATGCCCCTGCCCAGGTTTCCAGGCACGGCAAACACCTCCTGAATGCTTGGTGACTAGTTCCCCGTCCTTCTAACGTGGCTGCTTCCTAGAGATAAGACTGGGTCGAGACAGAGGCGCGCAGGGATCTGCATCCCAAAGCCAGGCCCCCCCCACTGCCAAGGGGGGACGTCAGGCTGTGTCAAACTGCTTACGCTCCAAGTTCTTATTTTCCCGTTTCACAGTTTCGAGTTGATCTAAGGCTTCCTCGTAGGCATTTTTCAGCTTGAAGAGCTCGGTGCTCAAGGAGCGGGACTCCTTCAGAGATGCCTCTAGCTCTGCCTGGCTCTCCTCACACTTGGTTTTCCATTCGGCCAGCACCTGGAACACAGACATGGCAGGTGTGCCCTTGACTGGCTCTGCTCCAAGCTCCCAATTAGGCATAAGTGTTAAGGGAAATATTCCTAGAACTGGGGCTCCCCTTGGCGGCGGCTCTTGCCTGGCACCTTGGTCTTGATTTGAGGAGCCCAGATTTCCTTCCATAAGTTTACTCGAGATCCGTAACCTGTCAGCAACAGTTCTCATCTCTCAGAAGCACCTCGATCCTCTGAGAAGGTAGTCTCTGGGCCCAGCTGCCCTTTTTGTACTATGAGAATGACCCTGCACTtctaaatatttccttaaaattttggttcAAGTCATCGTAATGTCATACTAAAAGGGAGGCTTTCAGAGAGCCTCCCAAGGGGACCCGAGCTAGACCCCCACATGTCAGCCCCCCAGACGGACCAGCAGAGCAGGGAACTGAACACATGCCAGCAACTGGTTTGTCTCTGCTGACAGCTTGAAAGGGACCTCCACCCTCTTCGCACGCCCGCCTCATTTCACACACGAGGAAACAACAGCCCAGTGAAGCTTaggacttgcccaaggacacacggctgatgggggcagaggcaggactGGGGCCCAGCGTCCTCCTTCCATGACTACCAGGGGGCCCCATTCAGCCTGCGTGGAGCTGACCCCATACCTTGTCAAAGTTCCTCTGCTTCTTGTCCAGAGCGGCGGCCAGAGAGTTCGCTCTCTCAACATCAACCATCAGGTCCTCGACCTCCCCTTGCAGCCTCTGCTTGGTCTTCTCCAAGGAGGCACACTTAGCATTCACTGCCTCGACCTGTTCCTCCGAATCTTGAAGGCGCTGAGCaagttttttccttaaagaatatGAAAGAGAAGCAGGCACTATTCAAATCTCAATTCTCGTGAACATCACTGTTCATCAATTTGGAATCACTCCTCTGTGCGACTCAAGCAGTCATTTGCTTTCCTAAGCCCAGGGGAACCTCCTGTGTGCTCGAAACCAGTGATCAATAACTGGCCTTGTCTCTAACCAAGATCAAAGCTGTTTGTCTTAATGAAGTGTTAACGCCAGGTCCCTCTCGAGCGCACAGAGCGCTGCATTAAGACACAGATGAGGTGGGGAAGCCCCTTGTAATGGAACAAAGCCATTCCCGAGGAGCTCTAACACCCACGCCCTCTATCATCTCATCGTCTGAGCTCTCTTGTTCTTCTACAGGCAAATGGACTTGCGTACTtagcctcctccagctcctccgtGCGCTGGATGGCGTCCGTCTCATATTTGGTCCTCCATTGCGCCACCTCGCTGTTGGCCTTGGACAGAGCCCTCTGCAGCTCAGCCTtgccctcctgctcctcctcatACTGTTCCCGCAGCAGGTCACAGTCGTGGCGGGAGGACTGCAGGGCGTGGGCCAGGGCGTTCTTGGCCTGTGGGAGTCAAGAAAGAGGAAATTCTCCAGCGGCTGAATAACGTTGCCCTGTTTTCCTGGAGTAATTGAAAGCTAGACCAAGAAAGCGGTCCTTCAAATGCCTTACCTTGCTTTCTTCCTCCAACTGCCTCTTGAGCTCTTCTATTTGCTGGGTAAATGCTTGCTTGCTCCTGGAAAGCTGGGACACtatgctttccttttcctccagctGACGACTCAGCTCGCCTAGGTccagaaggaaatattttcattttattcatgcaCTCATCCATTCATCGAGTTCCTAGTGTGTTTAAGGCACCGTACTAAGATCAGGGAGAGAGTAAATgacaagggagaagggagaaaccAAAGACACAGCCCATAAGGTATTGTTCTAAACTACTAGAAGCCTGGAGTGACTTTTGTCAGTAAAACCCACTGAGAACGATTGTAAATTTAAACATTACCGCCTAAAAACACCCATCAGACCTCCTAGTGGCTGGTGTGTCCAAATATTTGTCGATTTGTCATTAGAGAAATAGTGCTTTCCTTAGGACTTTATAGCTCATAATTTGAAGTTGGACTCTTGGGTAAATGTGGTGGGTTTAGGTTTATAGGCTTACGCAGAAGTAAGAGGaaaaaggtggagggagagacCTAGTGCCTTCAGAGGTGAAGCCCCAAGATGACTATAGAAGAGGCAAGTAAACCATCTTTCTTCGCTATCTTGGTTGTGACTGCCAGCAAAGGATTGATTAATCCACTGGGATGATGGGCAGGAGGACCAGGGGTGGGCGGGGCCACGTTTTCTAGGTGAAAGCCCTAGATAATATTCCCCTATGTTCCTCCTACACACCAGGAACTGACACGCACTGGCTGTGTTTCTTTACCTATTGTCTAAAACACTTGATTGCAGACCACGAATTGGAATTCGTGTGTATCAAGAAATAGAAGAGCCTTGGGAATTCATTTCTAGTATCGTTTCTGCCATTTAGATTCTTCTTGATGCAAGGTATTGTGCATGTTGAAAGAGTTTGAAGCAAGTGATATTCTGACTCCTCTCTCGTTCCGATCCGCTTTTCTTGCTCCTATTTTTACTGAACTCTCAATGTTCCCACCTTCATGATACCTTGAATGACTCTTTTTTGAGTCATTCTGATTTCTTCTCTCCGCAAATATGCTTTCCTAGGGATTCTCCCCTACACGGAGCTGCCCTTTGGTGTTGACCAGTGGCCTCCCTGCCCCAGAGGTGACCACCCCTCCCATCTCATCGCTCACCAGCCTCCGTCTGCAGACGGGACTTCTGTGTGGCCAGCTCGCTCATGCTTCTCTGAATTTCCTCATTCTTGCCCCTGGCCTCGCTCAACTGATCCTCCAGAGTTCGGCATATTTTCTCCAGATTAGCCTAAAGGATTGAGAACGGGGAGAACATCAGTATGGAACGACCCAGAGGTGTCTCTCCCTCAAAAGCATGGGGCCCCATCCTGCCAGAGCACCTTGGATTTCGACACGCTCTCCACGTTGCTGGCGAGGTCATCGATCTCCAGCTTGAACtcactcttctccttctccagcttctgCTTGACCCTCTGCAGGTTGTCTATCTGCTCCCCGAGCTCGGCCACGCTGTCCGCGTGCTTCTTCCTCAAGGTGGCCAGCACAGCTTCGTGCTGCAGCGTGGCCTCCTCCAGGTCCCTGCGCATCTTCTGGAACTCCGCCTCGCGCTTCTTGTTCAGCTCAATCTGCGTGGAAGTGACCCCTCCCGCCTCTTCCAGCCTCTCGCTCAGCTCCTCCAGTTCCCTGGCGTAGTCGCTGCGCTGTTTCTCCGTCTTTGCGCGGGTCGCCCGCTCTGCCTCAATCTCCTCTTCCAGTTCCTCAATCCGAGCCTGTGGAGGACGGCCATTCACCCACGGGCAGTAGGTCCCCAGGGCGATTCACTCTGAACATCAAGTACAGGCTCGTTTCCATTCTCTTTAAAGAAACCAATGGTTGGGCTTCTCCCAGGGGAATAGGACTGTTGTTAATTTCCTTTACTAGGAGTTTTTAGTGCCCCAACGTGGTCATTATTCCTGCAGGGACCAACCTAGGACTTTGTCCATTCAAGTAAATGTTGACCCCCAACCAATACCTTCATTATGTATTTTATCTTAAATTGAGGAAAAATTCATAATTCAAAAGTtcaaaattcaattaaattcaaAAATTCAGAAGTTCATCACTGCTATGTCAGCCTAGCAGAAAGGAAACTGATGAGGCGGGCAGGCCCATGGTCCTGCCCACTGGCTCTAAATGGCTTACAGCAGATGGGACCCAGCCCACATGCTTGACCTTCACACGACTGGAAAATCTGGGACGCCTCCTACCTGTAGCTCTTTGATCTTCTTCTGAAACTGAAGGCCCAGCGTCTGCTCATCTTCCATTTTGCTTTGCAACTGACTGTATTCAAAATCCTTCCTGGGAAGGGAAATGCAGAATGGGTGAAGACAGAGTAGCCAGAGACTCAGAAGACTGAAATCAATGACTTTAGGACATACTTCTTGAGCCTTTCATCCAGCTGCTGCTTGTCATTCTCCAGATCTAATATGGACTCTTGGGCGAGCTTCAGATCTCCCTCAAGTTTCCTTTTGTTCCTTTCCAGATCAACACGGAGCTTCTTTTCTTGCTCTAGGGAACTTTCAAGCTGAAAAGGGCACCAAAATCCTTTTTGAGAACAAATGCTTTGCACTGGAGGATCCCTGGGGGGCTCTTCCCACCCTGAAGTTCTAGGACTCCCATTAGTATTATTTACTTACATCATCAACTTGCTGTTCCAGTTTGCTCTTGATCTTGCTCAGAGAATTGACTTTGTCTTCTTCAGCTTGGAGGTCATCCAGGGCTTGCTGGTGGGCCTCTTGGAGGGCCTTCTTCTCCCTGGTCAGCTTTGCGATGGTTTCATCCAACCCCGCGAGCTCCTCAGTAAGGTTTTTAACCTAAGAAAAGGCCACAAGCaaattagaagaagaaatagtCTGGTTCACAGTGACTACATGAAATCAGAGAGACCCACAGAGAGAGTACCTTGTTCTCCGTAGCATGCTTCTCCTTTTCAACCTTGGCCAGGGTCAGCTCCAGGTCATCGATGTCTTTCTTGAGCTCTGAACACTCGTCCTCTAGTTTCCTCTTCTTGGCTGTCAACTCTGCGTTGATCTCCTCTTCATCCTCTGCTCTCTCAGTCACCTCCTTGATCTTGGCCTCCAGCTGGAATTTGGCTTTGATCAGCTGGTCACACCTCTCCTCTGCATCCAACAAGTTCTCactttcctttaaagaaaagggggggtgggATCACGATTTCCTTTAATGAGATAAGGTTTGTGACATTCCAGTACCTTGGTATAAGTGAAATCCTTTAGGAAGCATCCCAActgcaaagtaaaaatccccacCCCAAATCCAGTCTTTCTAAATAAAATCCATAAGCAATTGTAAACCATCCTAAACACATACAGCTTGCACTTGGAGCTGCAGGTCATTTTTCTCTTGTACTAGAGTCACCAGTTTTTCCTCCAGTTCCTTCCTTTTGGCCTCTGACTTGGCGAGCTCGTCTTTGGTTTTCTGAAACTCTTCCTTCATGGTCGccatctccttctctgtctctgcacTCTTGAGGAGCGGCTTGATCTTGAAGAAGAGCTTCATCCAGGGCCAGTGCTTGACATTCATGAAGGCCCGGATGTTGTACTGGATGCAGAAGATAGACTCCCTgaaaacaaaatatgtgttatttcCAGGAGGATCCCCCCACTCCGACCCCCAAAGAGTTCATGTTTGAACAGAGGCCCTGCTTGACCTTCTCTGCACCATCTTCTGGAATTCCACACGCATGAGGAACCCTCTGCACACCGCTTGTGTCCGGGTGATCAGTTTGGCCAGGCGGTCATCTCGCATTTCTTCCAGGGTTCCCAGCAAGCCAGCCTTGAAGAATACCTTCCAGGGGAGAAGGATGTTATGAGTCCATGATGAAGTCCGGAAGGGACCACAGGCAAGCATCTGTCAGAACTGAGAGGCATTACCTT is a window from the Neovison vison isolate M4711 chromosome 5, ASM_NN_V1, whole genome shotgun sequence genome containing:
- the LOC122907791 gene encoding myosin-3; the protein is MSSDTEMEVFGIAAPFLRKSEKERIEAQNQPFDAKTYCFVVDSKEEYAKGRIKSSQDGKVTVETEDNRTLVVKPEDVYAMNPPKFDRIEDMAMLTHLNEPAVLYNLKDRYTSWMIYTYSGLFCVTVNPYKWLPVYNPEVVEGYRGKKRQEAPPHIFSISDNAYQFMLTDRENQSILITGESGAGKTVNTKRVIQYFATIAATGDLAKKKDSKMKGTLEDQIISANPLLEAFGNAKTVRNDNSSRFGKFIRIHFGTTGKLASADIETYLLEKSRVTFQLKAERSYHIFYQILSNKKPELIELLLITTNPYDYPFISQGEILVASIDDAEELLATDSAIDILGFTPEEKSGLYKLTGAVMHYGNMKFKQKQREEQAEPDGTEVADKTAYLMGLNSSDLLKALCFPRVKVGNEYVTKGQTVDQVHHAVNALSKSVYEKLFLWMVTRINQQLDTKLPRQHFIGVLDIAGFEIFEYNSLEQLCINFTNEKLQQFFNHHMFVLEQEEYKKEGIEWTFIDFGMDLAACIELIEKPMGIFSILEEECMFPKATDTSFKNKLYDQHLGKSSNFQKPKVVKGRAEAHFSLIHYAGTVDYSVSGWLEKNKDPLNETVVGLYQKSSNRLLAHLYATFATADADSGKKKVAKKKGSSFQTVSALFRENLNKLMSNLRTTHPHFVRCIIPNETKTPGAMEHSLVLHQLRCNGVLEGIRICRKGFPNRILYGDFKQRYRVLNASAIPEGQFIDSKKACEKLLASIDIDHTQYKFGHTKVFFKAGLLGTLEEMRDDRLAKLITRTQAVCRGFLMRVEFQKMVQRRESIFCIQYNIRAFMNVKHWPWMKLFFKIKPLLKSAETEKEMATMKEEFQKTKDELAKSEAKRKELEEKLVTLVQEKNDLQLQVQAESENLLDAEERCDQLIKAKFQLEAKIKEVTERAEDEEEINAELTAKKRKLEDECSELKKDIDDLELTLAKVEKEKHATENKVKNLTEELAGLDETIAKLTREKKALQEAHQQALDDLQAEEDKVNSLSKIKSKLEQQVDDLESSLEQEKKLRVDLERNKRKLEGDLKLAQESILDLENDKQQLDERLKKKDFEYSQLQSKMEDEQTLGLQFQKKIKELQARIEELEEEIEAERATRAKTEKQRSDYARELEELSERLEEAGGVTSTQIELNKKREAEFQKMRRDLEEATLQHEAVLATLRKKHADSVAELGEQIDNLQRVKQKLEKEKSEFKLEIDDLASNVESVSKSKANLEKICRTLEDQLSEARGKNEEIQRSMSELATQKSRLQTEAGELSRQLEEKESIVSQLSRSKQAFTQQIEELKRQLEEESKAKNALAHALQSSRHDCDLLREQYEEEQEGKAELQRALSKANSEVAQWRTKYETDAIQRTEELEEAKKKLAQRLQDSEEQVEAVNAKCASLEKTKQRLQGEVEDLMVDVERANSLAAALDKKQRNFDKVLAEWKTKCEESQAELEASLKESRSLSTELFKLKNAYEEALDQLETVKRENKNLEQEIADLTEQIAENGKTIHELEKSRKQIELEKADIQLALEEAEAALEHEEAKILRIQLELTQVKSEIDRKIAEKDEEIEQLKRNYQRTVETMQSALDAEVRSRNEAIRIKKKMEGDLNEIEIQLSHANRQAAETLRHLRSVQGQLKDTQLHLDDALRGQEDLKEQLAMVERRANLLQAEVEELRASLEQTERARKLAEQELLDANERVQLLHTQNTSLIHTKKKLETDLTQLQSEVEDASRDARNAEEKAKKAITDAAMMAEELKKEQDTSAHLERMKKNMEQTVKDLQHRLDEAEQLALKGGKKQIQKLETRIRELEFELEGEQKKNTESVKGLRKYERRVKELTYQSEEDRKNVLRLQDLVDKLQVKVKSYKRQAEEADEQANAHLTKFRKAQHELEEAEERADIAESQVNKLRAKTRDFTSSRMVVHESEE